The DNA window AGCGGTGCAACTCCGAGGGCCCAGGTCCTCGGCACAACGTCGGATGAGGCCTTCTTGATGGAGGCAGTGCTCCTCATTCTGCTACGCGCGCTGCTTCTGGCGGCATCTGCGCTGAACGCTCTAAGGCTAAGAGATCAGATTCGCGAAATGAAGATCTTCCCCGGGTGATTGAGGGACGCAATTCAGTACAGTGCGGGTGTCTTCCCGAGATATTAAGAATGTCTCTCGGTTGATGTTCGTTTCCTTGCACAGCGTGTGTTCTCGTTCCTTTTACTGGATGGGGTAGTTGGCGTCTAAAGATCCCGTTTTCACTGAATTTTCGTTCGAATTCTTGATGTTTTAACTATGATAGCTAGCAACTGGAGAGTCCGGAGTTCTTCGAACTCCGTACATAAAAATAGCCAGCATTACGCCAGCTTTTGAATAAAAAGAAATTGAGCAGCTCAAGCCAATGTCCCATGTTGTTTTCTGCGAAAAAAATGACAATCAACACCGGCAGAGCTACAACATGGATGTTAATCTTTGCTCCGTTTTGATCCAAGTGTTTTTTGAACTTCGACCTGCTTTTTCCAGGCTCCGAACCGCCCAGTGGGCTGCCCTGGTTGTCCTTGGCTTTTGCGTCCGGCGTGACACCGCTGGTGTAACCAGCTTCGTAAGGTCCTTCGGTTTGAGGCCGAACTCATACCAGTCGCTCCTCGATAGCTTCTCATCCTGTGCAGTCAAATTGGATATATTGAATCAGCTGTGGCTGCAGCTCTGCCTCAGGATCTTCAAGCCGGTGACTGTCCAGGGTCGCATCGTTCTTGCGTGTGACGGTATCAAAGCACCGCGAGAAGGGCGGCGCATGCCTTCAGTAAAGCTTTGCTATCAATCATCGACGAACAACTCAAAGCCGGAATTCATCATGGCTCATTCGATGCAAATGCTCTCGCTTTTGGTGGAGGGCTTCGGTAATAAGATAAGCGCCGTCCTCCTCTCGGCGCGCATACACGAGGGTCTTATTTTTAGCAATCGTGATCATAGGACTCTACTGGACAAGATGAACACCATGGTCGCGTCTACTCTAAGCCAGAAAAATCGGAGCTTTCTCCTGGTCGCGGATGCCTATTATTCTTCAGCGACCATGCTGGATTCCATGGCGGAGCAAAACGGGGCCATGCTCGTTCGTGTAAGGAACAATGCAGTCGGCTATATGCCAGCACTGCCTTCGGTTAAGCCCGCGAGAGGGCGACCCAAAAAGTATGGCGAACGTATTGCAATCTTTGATCTATTCAAGTCCAAAAGCGCTGAATTTGAAGAGATTCCAAGCCCAATTCGCGACGAGAATGGAGTCATGACAAGGTATCTGGTCGTCGATCTTCTTTGGAAGCAGCTGAAGGGAAAGGTGCGATTCATCCTCAGCGATCACCCGGTTCGAGGTCAATGCATTCTGATGACCAACGACTGGAATCTAAAGCCAGAGGAGGCCATTCGACTTTATCACGCGCGGTTCGGGATCGAGA is part of the Oligoflexus sp. genome and encodes:
- a CDS encoding transposase → MDVNLCSVLIQVFFELRPAFSRLRTAQWAALVVLGFCVRRDTAGVTSFVRSFGLRPNSYQSLLDSFSSCAVKLDILNQLWLQLCLRIFKPVTVQGRIVLACDGIKAPREGRRMPSVKLCYQSSTNNSKPEFIMAHSMQMLSLLVEGFGNKISAVLLSARIHEGLIFSNRDHRTLLDKMNTMVASTLSQKNRSFLLVADAYYSSATMLDSMAEQNGAMLVRVRNNAVGYMPALPSVKPARGRPKKYGERIAIFDLFKSKSAEFEEIPSPIRDENGVMTRYLVVDLLWKQLKGKVRFILSDHPVRGQCILMTNDWNLKPEEAIRLYHARFGIEMSFKALVHTLGGFDYHFWMRDMDKLKRGDDGQYLHRKSDGYRENVRTKLKSYHVFVNLAAIAQGILCYLAIAHKDLVWQSFGAWMRTIRKDLPPSEGVTSEALRESLSEYIQSKDDPYSFKKFLREKSNPGGAVWIKLNAA